The DNA window tctccataatctactatggcgtatacgaatactccacctaaaatatatataaaaagaaactaatataaaactaaaaaaaataaatgagctcagactcgtggggtgatgcctttaatgtgatGTTTACGTCTGAATATCGATACCTAAAGTAAAGGAATTTTGTGCGATATGAATTTGTTCCGGTATTTCGTACCCCAGGTGTGCTGTAAAGAGGAGTAGCGGGGATCGGTGGGTGAGACCCTGCAACGACCACCCTGGTTCGGAAGTGGTTCGCGCTAGACTGAGACACTAGATGGCCGCCTAATCCCTGCAGACCAATGCAGGTGTGCAACAAGGGTCCCATCCCTCGACTCGCTCTTCGAAGGTCTTCGAGCTGCCCCGCAGTACCTGTGTTCCGCCCTTTTCCATACTGTAGCGTTAGCACGATCCAATATGCAATCAAGTACGAAATGCTTCATCTTAGAGACACACCCTACAAGATGGGTACAGGAGAAAACGTATGTACccgaaaaaatacaaatggaTACAGTACGCGACACAACGGGTCAGTCAAATGGTTTCGTGGCACGTAATTTCCGGCTGGGACCCTCTAGATGACCGGTGAAGCGGCGGATATCTTTCCTTGAGAGCGCGGCCAGCCAACGTAACCAATTACATGTCTTGaattcacatttaaaaaatgcaatttaAATCCGGTACGAGAACAAATTCAAAGGCGGAATATAATTCAAAGTGGGTCGCATGCATAATGCGTGATGAAATGGACCCGGAACGCAGAGCACTGGCTGCCGACCTCCATACACTGGACTGCCGTGCAACAACCACGACCAGTACGGCACCGGCGGCAATTTTTCCATTGCCGCGCCGACACGGAGAGTCGTGCGCAGGCGCAACGTACAAAGTATGTACGGTATATGTTGTTTGGATCTCTCTTCAACAAATAACAACATTTTTAAATATCTATGAGTGTACCTGAGCTGGAAGAACTTCTAGCCAGACGGTCCATCGATTTTTTGGGAAcagcaattttgttttttttatgcaaaCGGACAGACGTTTTGTTTCCATCTGATAGCGATGTATCGATAGTGAATTCTTTTCCTTGGAACTTTGCCTCAAGCTGAACAAGAATTCTTGCAAGAACGTTGTGTTGCCCATCCTTGATCATCCACGAGAGCATTTTTGTCGTAGGCGACACCTTTAGAGCACAGAAGTGGTTTGTCTGCTCGAATACTGTAACTAAGCAGCGTTGAGTAAAAATACTATGacgaaaaattgtttgtttatacTTCTTGTATTTGCATAGCAGCAAACCAACAGATAGATAAAATTCTTTATTTGGTTCAACTCGTCGAATTCTTCACTGTCCATTAGTTGGACGACTCTTTGTACTGGCCTATATCACATAACTGAAACAGTAAGGATTGCTGAGATCGTGAAGGAAGgttgaaatttggaaattaaGGAACAATTCTCAGTATGCTACAAAACAACCCGGAAAATGCAAAGAAGACacgtaaaaaacaaaaaacaccgAACCCGTACATTTcacgcaggaaaaaaatccgtcaAAGAAGACTCCTAAGATACCTAATTCTAGAAATAAAGTTCAATATCTCAAGTACAGAGTAACATTCCTCAACGAGGTATCGCAATCGCAAAACCGATACGTTTCTggccaaaatcaaaaatagtaCAAAATGTTCGAATAAATGGAGCGCCAAGAATCCAGGAGATCCCAAGGTAACCGTCATAGTTTATCGAGTAGAATGTCAGTGCGCACTGAAAATGGGACATTCCtcggaaaaaatggaaaaaattggcATTCGCTCAAAACCACACTGAAATAACGACAAACCCTGTTGTTTCCGAGATTCATGTCGATTACGTATTGAATCGATGGGATACGGTACTGATGGCCACCGATTTGAAAGAGAAGATTCGGTAAAGTCCACATCACAGAGCACGGCACAGTATAGACTCCATGAGCGGCGTCGAATGTTGCGCCTGTGATCCCAGCGATATTGTCCATCACCGCTTTCGGCACACCAAGATATGAGCTTCCTGTATCGCAAAGGGCCTGTAAATTCGTGCTGAATTCACCTACTGTAGAACACCGGAgtctcttttcaaattttaaatctttcacgacttgaaaaatttttggatCAATATCTGGAAGAGACTATTCGCTTACATGTTCATTGTTTCCGTGATAATTGTACGATCCAATGGTCATTCCTTGTAATGGTATACGCCAATGCATATTATGCGAAATAGGAACGTAATTCCAATTTTGTTGACAATTTGAAGTGTCCACAGCTCCGTAGGTGATATATCCTGCGTCTCCTCCTCGGCTGATTTGCACCTGAAACTCGCTCATATTAAATTAAACTTTTGCTCCATTTCTCTCAAACTCTTCatggaaaaacaaatttttcgctGTGATtctaatgaaattaaaaaaaaattcttagatGCACAATGCAGCCCAACATTATCAAGAATCCTAGATACTCAACTGGGATTTCATCCGAAAAGAGGATCAGTGTTACATTAATTTATATACTTCATTCCGAATTATATACTTCATTCCGAATTCATTGTGAATTCCGGAATATtaagtatttttcaaaagaaacacgtattttttctggaaattatgACATAAGATAATCATCCGAGTAGTATCATATCTGATTGGACGCTGGAAGAATCCAGAGGCAATAATCTatgagtttatttgttttttttttcacctattGGTTTCGGATTTCTTCTATTGtaaattccacaaattttcatcaattaCGACATTGGAAATCAAAGGGAATTGATGTGATGAGAGAAATTTTTCgcgaaaataaaagtttttctcGAAGCCATTTACCTTTCTATTCATCCATACAGTAATCAGTTTTTGTTTGAGATTTGGTACGAGTACTTCCATTGGGGAAACCATCTAAAGCAGTAAATTAGCCTAATAGAATTgccagttttatttttttcctcgaattaTTTTTCCTCACGTTGCCAGTTGCAGTGTTAGAGGGTAATCCGAGTCCAAAAACACCGTCGATCGGTATTTGCGCGAGAAACGGAGCCACCTTATCAGCAACTCCAAAATCTTGGACGAGTACTGTATAACCTGGAAAACGTTTCATTCGACAGTAATCAATTCGGAATCGAACTTCATTCCCTCCTCACTCACCTCCGAAGCGAACAGTGTCCTGTGCAACCTTTCCGCTGGTCCATCCAGTTTTGTAACTCATCGAAAATGGACGATTCAAGAACTTGAAGGTATTCGATCGAGCTTTGTAATACTTGTGCTTATCACGGCCGTTGTTAGGATAACCATTACATTCGGCAGTGTTACATGCACCATCAATCACCCACATAATTGAGGAACCGGTGTCCATGGCAAGCCAGAGCTCTTGTcctaaaaaacgaaagaattcGCTGGAAAGTacgcaggaagaaaacgttcGTGTCCGGTGACCTGGATTCCCTACAGTGACACTTCCGAGGTAGAATTCGTCGAAATAATCATGCAATGGCTGCCAAGTCCATCCGTCATTCTGTCTTTTCCGGCGACGCCATGCGTCGATTTGAGGATGATAGCGAACGGCTCTAGAAAACGGTTATACTGTTCTCGTTGGGttgctttctttctatttttttcctctagcGCTAAAGTTCGACAAGGGAGATTTCGATTCCACCTTGTTCAAAAGATCTCTTGGTACGACTGAAATCCTTTCTAAGCTCGGATTTATTATTCTAGAATCGCTTATGATCTACTTAACGTCTGTCACTGAGATGATGTTGAAGGTGGTCGCAGTATCCCCATCGTTTGAGTCTGAATGCTCCTCAAGGATGGAGCCTGGCTTTTTTTGACCTACCACTACGCCTACGCACTTGGAAGAACCACCGGAAACTCTAGCGCTTTGGAATAATCAACTATTCGCTTAGAATTCGTGAGATTTTTCCTGACTTCttatctctttttctctcacaCAAAGGAACTGAAATAATGTCTGTATTGAAAAATCTGTGGTTTAAGTGTATCCTCCGAATTTCcccaaaaattaattaaacatTGTAAAACACCTGCGGAAATGGCTCGGAAATATAATATCGAACTCACGCGTACTGTCTTGGTGTCAACTGATGAGAACTGATCGTCTTTATAGTGAAATTGAGAGCAATGCTTGTAGGAAAAGTCAGGATGAGTGCAAAAAACAGTCGTGCAATCAtggtttctgaaaaattttctcggAATCGCTCTGAACGTAGAAAATTCTCGCTGTACATAGAAAGTgattttctagagaaaaaaaggaaaaaagaacagtaatGTTTTCGCAAGAATATAtcaatattttaaagaaataaaagacatATCGAGTACAAATACGTCTCAAAAACCGTTTACCAAAAAAAGTTCGTTGATCataaaaaatttccttatATAGAAATGTCGGAGTAGAACTAAAACGGggcataaaaaaaatcgctttgaTCGAATGGCATtatgcaaacaaacaaaaacgttAAATTTGAGGTGAGGAAAATGTTGACGGTAAATGCCAtaggtaaacaaataaatgaacagatattacaaataaaaacaaataaatgaacagatattacaaataaaaacaaataaatgaacagatattacaaataaataaatttgaagacTATCAGTGcatgaaaagattttttcaccATCATTTATACTCTTTAATGAAattaatgtttcttttttcttgaaaggctgtgaatttttcaaaaattaattatataaatatatgttgATTGTTTTTGTATACAAATAATTTAACTTATCACACGCTCCTTTAATCTTTTCTtcgtctaaaaaaaacatggaaaaactCATTAGAATAAGACTATTCTATTATAACTATGTACAGTAACTGATTAGTGCGACTACTTTCTGAATGTTCcctagttttcaaaaaataggcCCTTAAATTTAATTCCCTTTTGATTAGCTAAAACATCGAAAGACATCGCTTCCGACCATTTTCGGAAGAAGAGGCAGAAATAGAACCGTCGGGAACTTTTTGGATTCTTCCTTGTCAATGTAAACTGTCGGTTTCTCTGTTTTgtctcaacttttttctgtaCGAAACGACTTCAGAAATTGAATAGGTTAAtataaacagaataaaaataaaaaataacgagAGTACGAAgaattagtgaaaaaaattgtggggAATAAATATATCCTACCTGTCTATCTTTAGACGTCTTGAACTAATAGTAGACAATTTACGGATCTTCTGAGACCGCTACGCTCGGCTATTGAGTCATCGCCGTGTGAGTTTTATAGTGCTTTTCGTTTGTGCCATCTGTTCATGGATAAAAGTCAAAACTGGTTTCGGTCTCGCTTTTCCTGGATATGGAACTGGTTGTGTCGTAGTACAAGAAGAACTTTCTATCAAGAAAACATGCATAGTAGAAATGGAAAGTTCCTGAGAGCATAGATGTGGAAAGTATGTATTTTTGCTGGTCACAAAATTACTATATATAACTTTTTAAATGGATCGTTGGCCATTATTGTTGTCTTTAGGAAAGATTTGCTAAATTCCTAACACTCCGTTGGAAGttaggaaataaaaactaaattaaaaaaaggaataaaaaagaaggaataataaatagaataataaagaaataaaaaaacttttccgcGATTTTTTCACAGATCCTCAGTGCTACCTTTTTCTCGAGTTATTTAATTTAACGTCTTCATGCAATTATTAATAAGCTTCaatgttttgtttcaattctttttacGAACCACAAACAAATGACTTGAAGGTGAGTTGTATATCTAGGaagcaaatttcattttaaaaaatcccaaaattaaCCAGTTCATTTGATCTGTTCGGTGCTCTCAATACCGTGTTCGcctatgtatgtgtgttttattattgttattattattattattattactattactgttattattattattattattattattattattatggttattattattattactatgtATTAATATGATATATTAAATGGgtgcgaaaaaaataaagaactaCTTCAGGACGTTCATTTTTTCGTAGATTTGTCGTGGGCTTCGAGAGCAGTCAGCTTTGGGCAGATCACATCACTGAGGTACAGCTACTGTTTGGATTCATTGTCTCGCACCGTCATCCTATTTCATATCCATATTCCTATTTATTACTTCTACTTCTCAAATCACCTGGTTTCATGGCgcattttctgatttttttgttaagtACTCAATATATTTCAATCGAACTCTTCTTCACTCCATTAGGTTTTCACTCCATAATCTAAATGAGAAacgttttgaaaagaagaatgacaGGAATGTTTATGTGGAATGTGACACCGGAATCCGTCGACGTCACAGGATGACGGTGAGTCATTTCCGTGGAACTGACTCATTCCTGCTGCTGCGCTGCACAGTCAAAGCCGGAGGAGCGGCCAATGGATAGGCGAAATCTCCTTTTCCTAAACATTGGGCTTCTTCACGAGAAGTAAGAACCAAAAAGTTGCTATAAAccagctgaaaaaaagtaatttaggGAAATGTACCCACAACGGAAAGTTCTATGCGATATCTGTAATTCCGTGAAACTTTTGCTGTCTCCAAATTTAAGCTCcgaatttcgattttttgggACTGAACGCGGATGAAAATACGAGTCAATTGTTGGAGGAACAATGTAATAACGAAATATTGGAACCATCTCCTTTTGCGTATGCGATCAAACTTGTATTTCCCAcctattttgaagttttcaatTCTAGAACGAATCTAATCGTTCCAAAAGATTGAACTCCatctggagaaaaaactgTGAACGGATGAATAGGTTCCAATAGTTGAGTGAGAAAAGGGAAAAGTATAGATTagttagaaaaacaaatatctaTTCTTGATATCTCAGTCGGATAGGTTTCCTGCCTTCAGTTCTTGAGTTATTTTTGACGATACTATGATGAAATTTCGAGTCTCTAAAGTTTCTTGGTTTCCAGTTCAAATTTTCGAAGAGGTTTCGAgttcgatggttcaaaaccgtcgCAGGCCAACTAGGCTCCTTCCGCTACAAGAACATCTATCAGCGCCATGTGCACGTTCTGGatctaattttaaatttttgaaatagaacTGTCTGTTTGCCTTGATTTTGCAAAATCTGAATACTCTGTTgggaaatatttctgaaaactgaaaaatctttcacacttttttatttggatAAACAGATTGTTATTTTCTggtcaattttcttcatttgtaaaagaaaatgttagaaaaaaagcgtttatCTATAAAACTACGAAACTATCCGCTTTCACTATCATCTTCAGTTCGAGATAGAATTTGATAACAACTGTTTGTTTTAAAACACATTTCATATGCCCTAGCGCTTTGATATTGATTTTGAATAAACCTCTTCAATAATCAATCAGATCAATGACAGAACTCACGATAGACTAAGCGCATTATTATATAGTAAGAACATATACGGTGAAGAACACTGTTAAAGCCGACGTTTAAAGGTGtcatccacgaatctgaagtggtacggatttaagggggagtattcttatacgggatagtagattaaggagaggagggggaggggaggtgattctgtctatttcttcctaattgccgtagaaaacggtccggaagatacggcttcgagcgctccgctattttctacaacgagtccgattggagcgcgcctgcTGTGTGCatgcgccacatcttccgggccgttttttacggcagttaggaaggaatggacggaatcaccctcctctccataatctgctatcccgtataagaatactccacctgaaatccgtaccacctcagattcgtggggtgatgcctttaagtcaactACATACGTATGgggaaataaaataacgaaTAGAAGATTACATGTCAGTGACCATTAATCTCGGAAAAGgaacagaattttcttttcttgtgcaCTGTACATAGTACCACATTAAGTCCAGCGAAGAGCATAAATATTAGAACTATAAACGTCCCACCTAACAGCAACAAGAGTCTCTGTAAATGATCCACGTAACTAcccaaaggaagaaaaaagaagaagctcTTCAAAGGAAGAATGAAATGGCTAAAATACGAGAGAGAAAGGACAACGTCGAAAAAAAGATCCTCCATTACTTAGTTTAGAAATAACTTTCAATTAAATGGgattaacttttttctaagattattcctcaaaaatttgagcATGAAAAATTCTTGTCATCTCTACTTCTCTTGTTCTCTTTGCCACAGTTatagagaaattttttgttttgtggatgTCGCATGAAGGACAACGAAACGAATGAGTGAgctttcttattatttatatcttttttttttcgcgaataCGCTCGTAGTGGCCAAAAAATTTAGATTCCAACAGCGCTTGATGTAAGAGATGCTACATTGGTAAAAACACATCTCTTGACAATCCGTTTCCaaatgaaaacttcaaaacttaaaaaagtaaggaagagAATAAGAGCTTCCATATTACGGAATCATAAAAGACTGCACTAGCTACTAGTTTACAGAAAAACATTACGCTTCTCTTacattgagaaaatttccacattGCTACCATGTACCCTATGTCAAAGGATCCCATCGAGCAATCCTTGATAGGAGATCTCACTTGGATCCCTTATTCCATTTTTAGGTGACCGAAATGGTACACGTTCTttgcataaaggataaagtaaagtttctggtgttaatcaatcagcTTGGGACGGTGAACTGCTATT is part of the Necator americanus strain Aroian chromosome V, whole genome shotgun sequence genome and encodes:
- a CDS encoding hypothetical protein (NECATOR_CHRV.G20422.T3), which produces MIARLFFALILTFPTSIALNFTIKTISSHQLTPRQYAAVRYHPQIDAWRRRKRQNDGWTWQPLHDYFDEFYLGSVTVGNPGQELWLAMDTGSSIMWVIDGACNTAECNGYPNNGRDKHKYYKARSNTFKFLNRPFSMSYKTGWTSGKVAQDTVRFGGYTVLVQDFGVADKVAPFLAQIPIDGVFGLGLPSNTATGNMVSPMEVLVPNLKQKLITVWMNRKVQISRGGDAGYITYGAVDTSNCQQNWNYVPISHNMHWRIPLQGMTIGSYNYHGNNEHALCDTGSSYLGVPKAVMDNIAGITGATFDAAHGVYTVPCSVMWTLPNLLFQIGGHQYRIPSIQYVIDMNLGNNRLEAKFQGKEFTIDTSLSDGNKTSVRLHKKNKIAVPKKSMDRLARSSSSSGQRLLLAMDTTVAMIWVVDSDCTSVVCNGYPDSEYRINVTTQEIGAATYIDDSFGHQPIDGIFGLGWPGYALDNQNAPLRDIVSQLDEPIFTIWLDRMVSAVNGGDAGRITFGGFDNEHCESEIRYVPLTDRLIWEFSVDGFSIGPSKRLQKHEGCSASAESWIGAPKYVVDEIVKTTRALYDRRNNVYTVDCTSTLPDFVIIIGGVNYPIPSTEYAIDLGLGGGKCVLTFVPMDTVEFRAPWVLGYTFIRNFCNVYDIQGQRIGFSRAKHNHI
- a CDS encoding hypothetical protein (NECATOR_CHRV.G20422.T2); its protein translation is MIARLFFALILTFPTSIALNFTIKTISSHQLTPRQYAAVRYHPQIDAWRRRKRQNDGWTWQPLHDYFDEFYLGSVTVGNPGQELWLAMDTGSSIMWVIDGACNTAECNGYPNNGRDKHKYYKARSNTFKFLNRPFSMSYKTGWTSGKVAQDTVRFGGYTVLVQDFGVADKVAPFLAQIPIDGVFGLGLPSNTATGNMVSPMEVLVPNLKQKLITVWMNRKVQISRGGDAGYITYGAVDTSNCQQNWNYVPISHNMHWRIPLQGMTIGSYNYHGNNEHALCDTGSSYLGVPKAVMDNIAGITGATFDAAHGVYTVPCSVMWTLPNLLFQIGGHQYRIPSIQYVIDMNLGNNRCALTFYSINYDGYLGISWILGAPFIRTFCTIFDFGQKRIGFAIAIPR